From a single Populus trichocarpa isolate Nisqually-1 chromosome 17, P.trichocarpa_v4.1, whole genome shotgun sequence genomic region:
- the LOC18099377 gene encoding transcription factor MYB1 isoform X2: MVSSFGVRKGAWTEEEDILLRKCVEKYGEGRWCQIPLKAGLNRCRKSCRMRWLNYLKPNVKRGQFSVGEVDLIIRLHKLLGNRWSLIAGRLPGRTANDVKNYWNTNLRKKVVSGTREAQTKPEPKAITKANIIKPRPHKFKSLCWLRGKGIPFFNGGFQYGYDLCKPWSTSALSPSDIIEVESMRWESLLDDKEISVSSNTGCLRSGSESDQEPIKSLFAEDSAPEGMRIGDVFCEQGQHCWSGNSFDAADLWNLVNT, from the exons ATGGTAAGCTCATTCGGAGTAAGGAAAGGTGCATGGACCGAAGAGGAGGATATACTTCTAAGGAAGTGCGTCGAGAAATATGGCGAAGGAAGATGGTGTCAAATTCCTCTCAAAGCAG GTTTGAATAGATGCAGGAAAAGCTGTAGAATGAGGTGGTTGAACTATCTTAAGCCAAATGTCAAGAGAGGACAGTTTTCAGTGGGCGAAGTAGACTTGATTATCAGGCTACACAAGCTGCTTGGCAACAG GTGGTCATTGATTGCCGGTAGACTTCCAGGAAGAACAGCAAATGATGTCAAGAATTATTGGAACACAAACCTGCGTAAGAAG GTGGTTTCTGGCACCAGAGAAGCTCAAACAAAACCAGAACCAAAAGCAATAACAAAAGCCAACATAATAAAGCCTCGACCTCATAAATTCAAAAGTTTATGCTGGTTACGAGGAAAAGGTATTCCATTTTTCAATGGTGGTTTTCAATATGGGTACGATCTTTGTAAGCCATGGTCTACATCAGCATTGTCCCCTTCCGATATTATTGAAGTTGAAAGTATGCGGTGGGAAAGCTTGTTAGATGACAAAGAAATTAGTGTATCGAGCAACACCGGATGTCTACGTTCGGGGTCAGAATCTGACCAAGAGCCCATCAAAAGTCTTTTTGCAGAGGACAGCGCTCCAGAAGGGATGAGAATTGGAGACGTGTTCTGTGAACAAGGACAGCATTGTTGGAGTGGCAATTCTTTTGATGCAGCAGACCTTTGGAATTTAGTCAATACTTGA
- the LOC18099377 gene encoding transcription factor MYB1 isoform X1: MYFACLYIDLLALIRWEIDYIRGTMVSSSGIRKGAWTREEDILLRDCVEKYGEGRWHQVSSKAGLNRCRKSCRLRWLSYLKPGIKRGQYSEDEEDLIIKLHRLLGNRWSLIAGRLPGRTANDLKNYWNTNLSKKVVSGTREAQTKPEPKAITKANIIKPRPHKFKSLCWLRGKGIPFFNGGFQYGYDLCKPWSTSALSPSDIIEVESMRWESLLDDKEISVSSNTGCLRSGSESDQEPIKSLFAEDSAPEGMRIGDVFCEQGQHCWSGNSFDAADLWNLVNT, encoded by the exons ATGTACTTCGCTTGTTTGTATATAGACTTGCTAGCATTAATTAGGTGGGAAATAGACTACATAAGAGGCACTATGGTGAGTTCATCAGGAATAAGGAAAGGTGCATGGACCAGAGAGGAAGATATACTTCTAAGGGATTGCGTTGAGAAATATGGTGAAGGAAGATGGCATCAAGTTTCTTCCAAAGCAG GCTTGAATAGATGCAGGAAAAGCTGCAGGTTGAGGTGGTTGAGTTATCTCAAGCCAGGTATCAAGAGAGGACAGTATTCTGAGGACGAAGAAGACTTGATTATCAAGCTACACAGGTTGCTTGGCAATAG GTGGTCATTGATTGCTGGTAGACTTCCAGGAAGAACAGCAAATGATTTAAAGAATTATTGGAACACAAACCTGAGTAAGAAGGTGGTTTCTGGCACCAGAGAAGCTCAAACAAAACCAGAACCAAAAGCAATAACAAAAGCCAACATAATAAAGCCTCGACCTCATAAATTCAAAAGTTTATGCTGGTTACGAGGAAAAGGTATTCCATTTTTCAATGGTGGTTTTCAATATGGGTACGATCTTTGTAAGCCATGGTCTACATCAGCATTGTCCCCTTCCGATATTATTGAAGTTGAAAGTATGCGGTGGGAAAGCTTGTTAGATGACAAAGAAATTAGTGTATCGAGCAACACCGGATGTCTACGTTCGGGGTCAGAATCTGACCAAGAGCCCATCAAAAGTCTTTTTGCAGAGGACAGCGCTCCAGAAGGGATGAGAATTGGAGACGTGTTCTGTGAACAAGGACAGCATTGTTGGAGTGGCAATTCTTTTGATGCAGCAGACCTTTGGAATTTAGTCAATACTTGA
- the LOC18099376 gene encoding GDP-L-galactose phosphorylase 1 isoform X1: MVLTIKKVPTVVSNYQEENSEKGFEGCGRNCLGKCCLPVSKLPLYAFKEDNSNLIGNSVEKSSEEQPHMCFLHNLLLGQWEDRMSRGLFRYDVTACDTKIIPGRYGFIAQLNKGRHLKKRPTEFRVDKVLQDFDETKFNFTKVGQEEVLFRFEKSIDHNRHFFPSAPPITADSNSSSVVAINVSPIEYGHVLLIPQVLNCLPQRIDHGSFLLALHMAKEAADPFFRVGYNSLGAFATINHLHFQAYYLAAPFPVEKAPTRRIMTMKSPQDEGVIVSQLLNYPVRGLVFEGGSTVQDLSDSVASSCIFLQNNNIPFNVLITDCGRRIFLFPQCYAEKQARGEASQELLDTQVNPAVWEISGHIVLKRQEDFDDASETYAWRLLAEVSLSNKRFHQVKAYLLEAAGFQTEIEENNRDLEREPIYEQPSPEAVAHLPQDCMVFY, from the exons atGGTGCTGACGATAAAGAAGGTTCCTACTGTGGTTTCAAATTATCAGGAGGAGAATTCTGAAAAGGGGTTTGAAGGGTGTGGCAGGAATTGCCTTGGGAAGTGTTGCTTACCTG tgtctAAGCTGCCTCTGTATGCATTCAAGGAAGACAATTCGAATTTGATTGGAAATAGTGTTGAGAAATCATCAGAAGAGCAGCCTCATATGTGTTTCCTGCACAACCTGTTGCTGGGACAATGGGAGGATCGAATGAGCCGTGGCCTTTTCCGCTATGATGTAACTGCTTGTGATACAAAGATCATTCCTGGTAGATATGGTTTCATTGCGCAACTGAACAAGGGCCGCCATCTGAAGAAGAGACCCACTGAGTTCAGGGTTGATAAGGTGCTTCAGGATTTTGATGAGACTAAGTTCAATTTCACCAAAGTGGGACAAGAAGAAGTGCTTTTCAGGTTTGAAAAAAGCATTGACCACAACAGACATTTTTTTCCTAGTGCGCCGCCTATAACAGCTGATTCCAACAGCTCAAGTGTTGTTGCTATCAAT GTGAGTCCAATTGAGTATGGACATGTTCTCTTGATACCCCAAGTTCTCAATTGCTTGCCTCAGAGGATTGATCATGGCAGCTTCTTACTTGCTCTTCATATGGCTAAAGAAGCAGCAGATCCTTTCTTTAGAGTGGGTTACAACAGTTTGGGTGCTTTCGCCACAATTAATCACCTACACTTTCAA GCTTATTACTTAGCAGCACCCTTCCCTGTTGAGAAAGCTCCAACTAGAAGAATAATGACAATGAAGAGTCCGCAAGATGAAGGAGTAATCGTTTCGCAGCTCCTGAATTATCCAGTGCGAGGTCTTGTCTTTGAGGGTGGAAGTACAGTTCAGGATCTATCTGATTCAGTAGCTAGTTCTTGCATTTTCCTCCAGAACAACAATATCCCTTTCAATGTGCTCATTACTGATTGTGGAAGAAGAATTTTTCTCTTTCCACAG TGCTATGCGGAGAAACAAGCACGCGGAGAAGCAAGCCAGGAGCTGCTGGACACTCAAGTTAATCCAGCCGTTTGGGAGATCAGCGGACATATAGTGCTGAAGAGACAGGAGGATTTTGACGATGCCTCAGAAACATATGCGTGGAGACTTCTTGCTGAGGTTTCGCTATCAAACAAGAGATTCCATCAAGTAAAGGCTTATTTATTGGAAGCAGCAGGCTTTCAGACAGAAATAGAGGAAAATAACAGAGATCTTGAGCGAGAACCCATCTATGAGCAACCTTCCCCTGAAGCTGTAGCACATTTACCCCAAGATTGCATGGTCTTTTATTGA
- the LOC18099376 gene encoding GDP-L-galactose phosphorylase 1 isoform X2 → MCRKKGQNIMDTLLFFSTNSSNADFFFSVSKLPLYAFKEDNSNLIGNSVEKSSEEQPHMCFLHNLLLGQWEDRMSRGLFRYDVTACDTKIIPGRYGFIAQLNKGRHLKKRPTEFRVDKVLQDFDETKFNFTKVGQEEVLFRFEKSIDHNRHFFPSAPPITADSNSSSVVAINVSPIEYGHVLLIPQVLNCLPQRIDHGSFLLALHMAKEAADPFFRVGYNSLGAFATINHLHFQAYYLAAPFPVEKAPTRRIMTMKSPQDEGVIVSQLLNYPVRGLVFEGGSTVQDLSDSVASSCIFLQNNNIPFNVLITDCGRRIFLFPQCYAEKQARGEASQELLDTQVNPAVWEISGHIVLKRQEDFDDASETYAWRLLAEVSLSNKRFHQVKAYLLEAAGFQTEIEENNRDLEREPIYEQPSPEAVAHLPQDCMVFY, encoded by the exons ATGTGTAGAAAAAAGGGACAGAATATTATGGATACGCTCTTGTTTTTCTCCACAAATTCTTCtaatgctgatttttttttttcagtgtctAAGCTGCCTCTGTATGCATTCAAGGAAGACAATTCGAATTTGATTGGAAATAGTGTTGAGAAATCATCAGAAGAGCAGCCTCATATGTGTTTCCTGCACAACCTGTTGCTGGGACAATGGGAGGATCGAATGAGCCGTGGCCTTTTCCGCTATGATGTAACTGCTTGTGATACAAAGATCATTCCTGGTAGATATGGTTTCATTGCGCAACTGAACAAGGGCCGCCATCTGAAGAAGAGACCCACTGAGTTCAGGGTTGATAAGGTGCTTCAGGATTTTGATGAGACTAAGTTCAATTTCACCAAAGTGGGACAAGAAGAAGTGCTTTTCAGGTTTGAAAAAAGCATTGACCACAACAGACATTTTTTTCCTAGTGCGCCGCCTATAACAGCTGATTCCAACAGCTCAAGTGTTGTTGCTATCAAT GTGAGTCCAATTGAGTATGGACATGTTCTCTTGATACCCCAAGTTCTCAATTGCTTGCCTCAGAGGATTGATCATGGCAGCTTCTTACTTGCTCTTCATATGGCTAAAGAAGCAGCAGATCCTTTCTTTAGAGTGGGTTACAACAGTTTGGGTGCTTTCGCCACAATTAATCACCTACACTTTCAA GCTTATTACTTAGCAGCACCCTTCCCTGTTGAGAAAGCTCCAACTAGAAGAATAATGACAATGAAGAGTCCGCAAGATGAAGGAGTAATCGTTTCGCAGCTCCTGAATTATCCAGTGCGAGGTCTTGTCTTTGAGGGTGGAAGTACAGTTCAGGATCTATCTGATTCAGTAGCTAGTTCTTGCATTTTCCTCCAGAACAACAATATCCCTTTCAATGTGCTCATTACTGATTGTGGAAGAAGAATTTTTCTCTTTCCACAG TGCTATGCGGAGAAACAAGCACGCGGAGAAGCAAGCCAGGAGCTGCTGGACACTCAAGTTAATCCAGCCGTTTGGGAGATCAGCGGACATATAGTGCTGAAGAGACAGGAGGATTTTGACGATGCCTCAGAAACATATGCGTGGAGACTTCTTGCTGAGGTTTCGCTATCAAACAAGAGATTCCATCAAGTAAAGGCTTATTTATTGGAAGCAGCAGGCTTTCAGACAGAAATAGAGGAAAATAACAGAGATCTTGAGCGAGAACCCATCTATGAGCAACCTTCCCCTGAAGCTGTAGCACATTTACCCCAAGATTGCATGGTCTTTTATTGA
- the LOC18099376 gene encoding GDP-L-galactose phosphorylase 1 isoform X3 → MCFLHNLLLGQWEDRMSRGLFRYDVTACDTKIIPGRYGFIAQLNKGRHLKKRPTEFRVDKVLQDFDETKFNFTKVGQEEVLFRFEKSIDHNRHFFPSAPPITADSNSSSVVAINVSPIEYGHVLLIPQVLNCLPQRIDHGSFLLALHMAKEAADPFFRVGYNSLGAFATINHLHFQAYYLAAPFPVEKAPTRRIMTMKSPQDEGVIVSQLLNYPVRGLVFEGGSTVQDLSDSVASSCIFLQNNNIPFNVLITDCGRRIFLFPQCYAEKQARGEASQELLDTQVNPAVWEISGHIVLKRQEDFDDASETYAWRLLAEVSLSNKRFHQVKAYLLEAAGFQTEIEENNRDLEREPIYEQPSPEAVAHLPQDCMVFY, encoded by the exons ATGTGTTTCCTGCACAACCTGTTGCTGGGACAATGGGAGGATCGAATGAGCCGTGGCCTTTTCCGCTATGATGTAACTGCTTGTGATACAAAGATCATTCCTGGTAGATATGGTTTCATTGCGCAACTGAACAAGGGCCGCCATCTGAAGAAGAGACCCACTGAGTTCAGGGTTGATAAGGTGCTTCAGGATTTTGATGAGACTAAGTTCAATTTCACCAAAGTGGGACAAGAAGAAGTGCTTTTCAGGTTTGAAAAAAGCATTGACCACAACAGACATTTTTTTCCTAGTGCGCCGCCTATAACAGCTGATTCCAACAGCTCAAGTGTTGTTGCTATCAAT GTGAGTCCAATTGAGTATGGACATGTTCTCTTGATACCCCAAGTTCTCAATTGCTTGCCTCAGAGGATTGATCATGGCAGCTTCTTACTTGCTCTTCATATGGCTAAAGAAGCAGCAGATCCTTTCTTTAGAGTGGGTTACAACAGTTTGGGTGCTTTCGCCACAATTAATCACCTACACTTTCAA GCTTATTACTTAGCAGCACCCTTCCCTGTTGAGAAAGCTCCAACTAGAAGAATAATGACAATGAAGAGTCCGCAAGATGAAGGAGTAATCGTTTCGCAGCTCCTGAATTATCCAGTGCGAGGTCTTGTCTTTGAGGGTGGAAGTACAGTTCAGGATCTATCTGATTCAGTAGCTAGTTCTTGCATTTTCCTCCAGAACAACAATATCCCTTTCAATGTGCTCATTACTGATTGTGGAAGAAGAATTTTTCTCTTTCCACAG TGCTATGCGGAGAAACAAGCACGCGGAGAAGCAAGCCAGGAGCTGCTGGACACTCAAGTTAATCCAGCCGTTTGGGAGATCAGCGGACATATAGTGCTGAAGAGACAGGAGGATTTTGACGATGCCTCAGAAACATATGCGTGGAGACTTCTTGCTGAGGTTTCGCTATCAAACAAGAGATTCCATCAAGTAAAGGCTTATTTATTGGAAGCAGCAGGCTTTCAGACAGAAATAGAGGAAAATAACAGAGATCTTGAGCGAGAACCCATCTATGAGCAACCTTCCCCTGAAGCTGTAGCACATTTACCCCAAGATTGCATGGTCTTTTATTGA